CTTccggaggcttgtttgagtccataaatagacctcttaagcttacacaccttctgtttttcactattggattcaaaaccctgtGGCCGTTCCATATAGATGTTCTTCTCGAAAAAACCACTTAAAAAAGCCGTTTTGATATTCATTTGGAATATCTTATAATCAATGTGTGCaactatagccaacataatccaaatggattttagcatagccataggtgagaaagtttcatcataatcaattcattatttctgacgatatcctttcgccaccggCCGTACTTTGTaagttccaatttgacctttagcattcatcttcctcttgaagatttatttacagccaattggtataATACTATAAGGCATGTCAATTAAGGTCCAAActtcattggaatacattgaatccatttcgtaTTTCATGGCTTCTAACCATTTACCATAATCGATGTCTGACATCGTCTCCTCATAGATTTTAGGATCACCAGGTTAATCattatcattcacaatgaataatgaaTCAATATGTTCAACCGAGTATCTATAACAAGAAGGTGGATGAGATGTTCTCGCACTTCTCTTAAGAGATTGTGTATCAGAAGTTCCCACTTTATCAAAGATTGGTATCTGAACTCGGTTGTTTggtacttcattattttcttattttcttatcaGAAGCTCCAAGATTATTCTTGTATCATCCCAATCAAAGATTATTTTCAAACACAACCTTCTTGAATGAACTGATTCTCTAGAAAAGAAGCATTCTTACTTACCcaaattctttggtttgaatgaaaatagaaataatatccaagagtttcctttggttATCCAATGAAGCAACCTTGTTCAGATcatgcctccaatttttcctttttcaccttttttacGAAAGCtagacaaccccaaatcttaatatgattaagactaggtttcctactataCCATATCccatagggcgtagttggaacaaatttggacgacactctattcagtatatatacagctatctcaagggcatatctctaaagggatattggcaaatcgatGTAACTCATCATACATTgcaccatatctaataaagtatgattttttcttttagatacaccattatgttctggagttccaggatgtgtccattgtgataaaatgtcattctctttaagatagtcCAGGAATTCAATACTAAGGAATTCACCTCATCGATCCGATCGAAGAACCTTAatacattttcatgtttgtttctcaactttggccttgaattccttgaacttttcaaatgattcagatttatacttcatgagatataaataaccataccgtgactgatcatcggtgaaggtaatgaagcaNNNNNNNNNNNNNNNNNNNNNNNNNNNNNNNNNNNNNNNNNNNNNNNNNNNNNNNNNNNNNNNNNNNNNNNNNNNNNNNNNNNNNNNNNNNNNNNNNNNNCAGACCAAGTGCAGTTATATGGGCAGATTTACATCTGGAAGCACTGGTGAGTTTCATTTAATGGCAACAGATCAAGATTCCAACATATTGACAAGTTTTCTACAAAAGTTTATTCTACTTAGTCCACAATAGCATAAATCAGCTGCAGAATGATTTTACGATTCTTActcatcttttcctttcccaaaaGCCAAGTTTATATCAAGAAACCATGCTAGCCTAAGCTTACTTTGCATGTGCATTCGCATGAATGCATGCTACTTTACCTAAGTGAACATCCTCTGCCTAGAGCAATGCCTACTTTAGGCCAGGCATTTTGCCCCAAGTAACGAAATTTAACAATTTCAGGAGATGGAGGCTTAAAACTTACCCGGTCATTTGGAGCAGCTGCATGCCCATAGTGAAGAACAGCACTaaaacacatagaaaaaaattattgttactTCACACTGGCAAGATTATGAGCAGTCTAAtcacagaaaaaaaggaaatacacaacaacaacagcaacaacaacaacaacaacaaccaaaaaaaaaaaaaaaaaaaactaatctgTTGCTCAAGTTATACTCTCTCTATTCCAGAGACGCAGACTATCAAAATATCAGTAGCATGCCATAGAGAGAATGAGTAAATCAGCAgtaattcaaaaattgaaataacatcaGCAGGTCTTGGAAATATACTTCATTATCAAAGATGCCACTCACACTGTAGAACCCTCTGTATTCGAAGAGACAAAACTGTTCAACACAGGGAAATTACATGGGAAAGAAATTTTATCTATTGAAGAATCCTCCGAAAATCCAGTAACTAAAATAATGATCAATATAGGAATATAAGTCTACAATTGTCAGAAAAATTCAATTCCACAAATGCAGTGAGCAAACCAATCAACTCAAGTCAGCACTATTTACGTGCCAATAACTCATTCAATTATCTTTACTAATAAGAACACCCTATAATATCCACCCTTGGGTTTTGTTGTGCTTTTTTTGGAAGGAGGGGGGGCGGGGGTGTGGAACCGTTTTCTCTCTTATTTGTTGTCCCCTAGAAATGAGTTAAACTGGTTGGAAAGTCAAATTAGCCCCCCAGAAAATGGGAACCCAATTCCTTTCAGCATTTTTTTCCCAGTTTGCTTCCTGTAATATTcaaattattgtgaaaattccTTTAAGGAATTTGAGGTTCTTCAATTCACACACCAGATCTTTCACATGCACAAGCCAGAAGAACCAAACTAACTTTTTGTATCCTAAATCTCACCTGTTTCCACCAGTGGCACAAATACACGTGTATGAGCCGTGGCGGCACCCACCGTACATATATGTGTGATGAAGAAAGATGCTCTCTAGTTGGTACTCTTTCATGCCAACCCTAATCTTCCTCATTACctgaacaaaagaagaacagaCGCAGCTAAGTCACAGAAAGAAAAACACATAATAGactaagggtgcatttgataACATTTCCTATTcatgggaacaatttctatttagaaataattcttAACATTTCTATTTCCCACCGAGCCAAAGAACACATTTGATAACTATACCAAATTgcttttcttggaatagaaaaaaaaaaaacaagaatgcatttggtataactctcaatttattatttttatttttttgacgtagaatttttttttttattttttaataattttctgagatttttctaatttttttgaattgtatttttctttctccttcttcttcctcctctagccggTTGTCAGGCCTTAGTgttggccggcaaccggccagaGACGCGCCAGCAACCTCATTGGCCCTTGGCAAGGCTCCCCCGAGGCCCAGCAACCAGCTagacgaggaggaagaagaagaaaatgaaaaaagaaaaaaaaaatttccaaaacttgTTTCAAAacttgttcccaagaataaagaagtaaatttttgtttctgttccaaatctattccttagCCACTAATCTATTTCGAGATATAAAAATCAACTaatgttaccaaacaaatttatgttctttttttgttccagagaacaaaagaacagaaaaatagagaaatataatggttaccaaatgggGCCTAAATGAAGATGACTCAACGAGCTAAAGATAGGAGGAAATGCTCCATAAAACTCAAATAAAGAAGAAACAGATTATTGCATTTCCAACCTCGACGTTTGAGTTGATAGCATTTGTGATTAAAGTTGCTCCCAAAATTGTGAGAATGCTAgacaagtctttttttttttttttgaaggcaGATATCATCGTCTTGCGCCAAAAACcatgcaatatttatgtttcACAAATTCTTCATTATGCAGACATGCAAAGAAATATACAACAAAGTGACAATACCTCCTCTACTTATATTTGGCTAGATAAGCTGTTGGCACTGTTCATGAGATCTCTACAGGATGCATTTAGTACATTGCTATACATTCAAAAAGAGATAGATATTCagaaataatcaattttgtaaCAATGTCGACCAACTGAATTATCCCATCATCATTCTTCATAAATGAACGTTCCCAAGTGGTCTCAAGTGCATACATCTCTTTAGACATATACATGTTTTGTCTTGGCTGATAAATGTATACATGTAAAAGTCCACTAAATTGTCAGTAGTAATTTGATCATGCATAATGTTGGACCAAAATATACGAGAGAAGGTAAGTGACAGTAAAGCACAatcaaaacaagcaaaaacagaGTTTCTTAAGCAttgttttttcctctccttAATCCACTGCAGTAGGTTGCCAATGTGTTATAATATGCCCATATGTTCATCTActataaatgaataatttcataTACTTATCCAAAAGATAAATCACTCTAGGATGATTGGAGGATTTCATGTAGAAAACATCAAATTGTTTGACAACCAATTACCTCAACATGAGCTTCAGAGCTTATATCATTGGCAAACTGAATTACAGCAAGCTCCAGATCGGACTTTGTAACACGACATTCGGTCAAAATAGGATGTAGGGTAGTCAAGTCCGTTGCGAAGTTTTCCACTCCCTAACAAGAAGTCAAAGGAATGTCcaaaagttgataaatcaatgaaaatgagaatgagcAAGACTTATAACAATGCTACACAGAGACTAGGAACACCATTATGCTGCTGGACATAATAAATGCAATTGTAACCAGAAACTAGTTTTGAAGAAGCAAAGAAAACAGAAGAGGAAATAACCTCAAACTCAGCTGGTTTTGCAAAATTGTTACTATCAGTGTTAAGCCCATGCAAGAGAAACAATAGAGGTTTTCCCTGTCCTTGGAACTGCTCTTGGAGAACCTTTACAATATCATCTGTATAAAACACCTTGTTGACCATGTATTTTTCCTACACAGCAGAAAATGTAAGCCATTAGCCAAATCATTCCTGATTTACATTAACAAGTGGACAGGCAGATCAGGCAGTCACCTCAAAGAATGACAGAGGCTTTATTTCTCCCAGCCAAACAGCATACTCTGAGGGTAGCCGAGGCACAAAAAGCAGAGAGTTTCCACTCGTGATATCCTTCAAAAGAATTCGTGATTAACATCAAACCAAAGTCTTTATGGGTCATTTTTCTCCAGCAGCACATTGAAACAACTATCAATCCTGATATTCCACTGGCTAAGAACAAAGTGCATGGACCGTGTGAAGACAAGCATGCAGACAATGAAGAATTGTGCTCATATCAGAAATCAGTACTTTACAGAAGTAAGCAAGCACCACCAAACCGAAAAGcttgaaaatgagagagagagagagagagagagagagataaaacaTATATCTGTAGATACAAAGAGAATAACAGGTGAAAATAGAACAATTATAGAGTGTAGTATTGATGAAGGTCATGCATCAGAAAGACTAAAACGAGGCCAATCATCACATTTTGAACCAAATCATTGCTCTTCAATGTATTGCTGCAAAAACAAGACAGTGGTGTAATGAATTGATCACCAACATGACTAtgtatataattcaaccactaATGAGTGTCTTCCAGACTAGCAAGATATTCATACAGAAACCAGAATCAAGCTCTCATCTTATGAAACAGATTGGACAAAGAGGACTCCATGAGGTATACAGCCCAACATCCATTCTCAAGAGTCAAATGGAAAAGTAATCATACTAGTAAGTATTCTAAAGGTAAAGCAATTGCCATTGATCCATGTTGCATTCATGATcataactaaataaataaagactAGCTGTCGTGAGGTTGCATTCGACTCACCCAAACAAGGCGATAAAACCCTGTAAGTAAAACTCCGTAAGCCATGACAAATGCATGCCTGATGATATTTGTACATAGAATAAGAGAACTACAATTAAGCATTTTTCCACTTATCGATGTTGGCTACAACGATCCTTAGACATCATTATACCCTATTACAGTGAATCCCGAGTCAAGGTCCTATTTAAACTTCTCCAATCCTCCTAACTCATACTCCATTAGATTACATCTACTTGAGAAATACTTAAAGGCCATTAGTTTGTATGTCCTAACCTCTCATATGTATGCACAGACGATTTTCTGGTTCAAGTCAATCGGTGTTTATAAGTTCTCCAGCAAGTGCAACAGAAAAGGAACAGGTAGCATTTTCACATTATCAATTAGGTACATTGTGGCATCTAGCTGGCGTATGATTTATTTGTGAACTAACAAGCAACTGACAATCAAGAAGGCAATAATAGAAACAAATAACATAATTTCCATTCCATcaacataaaaggaaaaggattgTTCAAAAAATCAAGGAACTCACAATAGCTCCAAAAAATCCAGGCTCTATTACTCCAaataaataagcaaaatagCTCTCCTGCCTGAAAATCAATTCAGCCACCAATCAGGTTAAACAATCAtgattcacaacatcaaatgcTATGGTGCTTATTGAACCTAAAAGACCATTTCTAATCAAATTTAGAGAACAGTGAGATGACAGACACAAAGTCAAGCAATAAATAACAAATGGACTAGCATTTAAAGAAAAGAGTCTGACTGAGAAAAAAAGGTACTCTTTGCCAAATAACTTTTAAACGCGTGCCACCCAAACAAGTGCATAAAAAAAGAATCTATAACGTTTCAATGTACAACACAGGAATCAACTAAGGCTAACTTCTGCATAGTTTCTCGCAATTAACAGGAAAACTATGAGTGATGGGAAGAGTGGCAAAAGATGACCAAATCCACGATCTCTTCTTATGCTTCGTTTTTCCTCACATTGGATCCTAGTTAAACTGTTTCCATTACCATGCAACTTAATTTGATATCCCATCATTGGCCAAAAGTAAATATGAGCATTCTGTAGTAAATCATGTGCGCCATATCATGCCGTGAATCAAGCAAGGCTGGCATATAGATTTTATTTGCAATAGGCACAAAAATCAAACCATACACCAACCAACACAacaaaattttcctaaaattgcAGCGTTTCGCGACCTGCTGAGAAGCCGAGACACCTACCATGCCTTTGTAATAAACTGAATTAAGCTTCAAAACAGCATCATGTCACACCAAAGACTAGTGTATTTCACAGTTGCAGTTTGCCTCCCTCATTTCACCAGCAAATTCACCAGAACTCATATACACGCACGCGCATGGTTACCTCCTATCCGAACCGAATCGCAGATACAACAACGCACCTGAAGAGCTCGGTGTGATCGGTGTCGTGGCGCGCCTGCTCCTCCCCTCCCTTCCCACGATCGGATCATAAGCACAACAAAAGAACCGAGATCTCAGAAAAAAAAGTAGCACCGCAGATATCAGAGATTCAGTACGCGCGCGCGGGAGGGATTCGACAGTCGAAACCTGAAGGAAGACGAAGCCGTGGAGCGGGCGGCCCGCGTCGCGGAGGCTCTGGCGGAGCGACTTCAGGAGCTTGTCGCGGTTCCGGACGTGGAGCTCCATCGGAACCGGAGGAGGCGATAGGgaggacgacggcgacggcgacggcgccggcggcgcggcggcggagggcggCGCCATCGGAGGGAGCGGCTTTGTCGCGATCGCAGCCCGGCCGAGAGTGCCCGGAAAAATAGATGGCCGAAAAATGTTTATTGACGGAAAAAGGGAATTTATAAGCGGGACGCGACAGTTTTTTAAGATGGAATATGCACGAGAAAGGACGAAGTAACAACGACGACGTTCGAGGATTCGATCGCGCATCTGGAAGCGAGCCGACTTTGGCCTTTTTTTAACCCTCACATTTACCATCCGAAAGGTTCTCTAGTCTTGCCATAGTGATAATACATAGAGGATTCTGAAAGATTCAAGGCGAGCATGACAACGTTTTTTTGGTTTgagaaagtattttttttcagaaatggttctttttctatttctatttcaaagaacaatttttaagtaaaagaaCCAGTTtaataactacacaaaattttctacttttgaaatagaaaaaaataaaaatgcgtttggtaacgcaaccgtttctttttaatatttatttgtttttattttgctcACGGACGTCGACCGCTACTCGTCGTCGGCGGAAAGCAATGACGGCTGGAGGtggaagcggcggcggcgacaatGACGGTGGAGGCAGAGGTGGCGGCAACAGCAGCGGCGAGCAGTCGGCGATGGCTCCGGGCAATTAGAGGTGGCCATggcaagagagaaaaaaaaaagaaaaaaaaaattagcttatttctagaaattgttccggaaacaagaactaacttctttttttttcgtttctactccaaatttattcccgTGCTAACTTTCTATTATGggaatttctgttcttttttatgttccaaagaacaaaagaacagaaatctagAGGAACATAAACGTTTTCATGTGGAGCCTTAGTCTCACATTATCGTACTCAACTTCATGTTATACGAGGGAGTCCTCTGACCAAACGTCTCTAGTGACTacatggggagagagaggaatgagAACGACAATCATCGCATTCCAACACCTGCATCGGTCGAGAACAAGCACTAAAAATGTCTGGATCAATGCCAAGCATGATGGAAATCTTATGTTTATCTGGAAGAGAATCAGTTCTTTTTTCGCGGTGTTCGAATGAAATCTTGTTCTCACCGCAGCCGCAGAGCCGGTCAAACATATTGACTATGACATGATATTATTCAGCTGACAGAACAACACCCGGATGACGCAGGATAAGCCTGCTTTGGCAATATCTTGGAAGAGAACTGTATTTATACGATGCCCATGTTTCCCATGGAACTGCAGAAGCTTTCCCAAGTTAGATTGTGATCTGGGCAATTCTTTCTCCAGAGTACAAGGTATGAAGTTCGCTGTCTCGCTCTATCTTTTGCTGCTATTTTCTCTCATAGCAATCTTTGTGGGGTTCCATGAAATCCCTCAAGGGTCGAGACATGGAGGTCATCTTTGGTTCACTCAAGTTTCTGCCGCTGCACACTGAAAATGAAGCAGAACGCTTTCCTTTCACCTGCATTCTGCTTTAGCACCCAAACTATAAAGTTTTTCTCATCTGCTGCTGCATAGTGAGGAAAGAATGCAGCATTTCTTAGCCTTAAATGGTTGTGGAGGTTAGAGATATCTAGGGGATCTTCTGCATCTCTTAGGACGGTGCCGATATCTCTCGAATTGTGTATTTCCCTGGTTGTGCAATGATCgatataattattttgtagtGCCTGTCAGTACCTCATATACTCTTCATTATAAAACATGCATAAATTacacaatttttctctttggcaCATTATTTTATCTTTGTGTTTGATTGATCTAGTGGCTTTGCAGAGATGGAACCAACTGCGATACTAGTCTCCGAGGGTCCATCAGGGTTGTGGCAGAGTGATGAACCATACAATATaaagtctctctctttttttatgttttttctgtTTGCAGCGATTTCTTCTGTTGAATGAAGTTGCTGTAACAGTTTGAGAATGTTCTAAGTTGTTTTGTCATGGCAGTATGTACTGACGACTAGCGTGTACCCCTGAGAAGCAGAGATTCTGAAGGAGCTCAGAGATGCTATTGCAAACCATCCACAGTAAATTCTATTCCATACTCATTACTCAATCCCACAtccattttcattgatttcGTCTGACTATGACTTCAGAATGATTCCACTTCGACTTAAGAGTGTAGGAACATGTTCATTACTCACTTTTGAACGCGGGCATTCATGTCACGATGATGATAAATTGAGTAAATCCGGCATAACCATAGAATTCAATGACCGAAAGCCGTTGTCCACATACTTAAAACCAGAGAGTTTCTTTAAGTTTGTATGTTCAGTGTTGGTGGGAATCTTACTGAACGGGTCTTACTTTGCGACTGCGCCGGACGGGGGTCAGTTCATTGCGCTGCTCCTGAAGTTATTGAATGCGAAGAAGACCATAGAGGCAGCGTCTTCGCCAGATACTCTCTCCTCCTCATGGCTCTCACGATTCCGCAAGATGGCTAGGTCTGCCATCTCTCacttgtgaaaagaaaaaaatttgcaagTCTATTTGTCAAGCTAGAATTAATCTGCACAATTTTTCCACTGCAGATCATAGTGATCGATGTAGACTGAGAAGCATATGAGATCAGATTGCTGTTTATCAAGAAGGCCAATGTCAAACACAAGATCGACTTTGTCGAATTGCAAGCTTCGTCTGTCCTCGACAAATTACTAGAAGACGTGAGTGTAACTTTTCTAGTAAAGTAATCCTCATTTGAACTCGTGCAATGAAAATGACATCTTCTGAGCTTGTTAGACTCTCAACAATCTGATCCGGCTTCTCTTTTGCGTATCagcaagaaaatgaaagcagCTTCGACTTTGCCTTTGTCGATGCTGACCGGGCAAACCTGAAGAACTATCACGAGAGGCTGCTGAGGCTGGTTTGGGTTGGAGGTGTGATCATGTATGACAACACTCTTTAGGGAGGCACCGTGGCCTTGGCCGACCCATCCTCCGCTCACCCAATGAGGCAAATTGTGTGGAAGGACATGATCGAGTTTGACAAGATGATAGTGGGCGTTCCTCAGGTCAATATATCTCAAGTTGCGCTGGGTGATGGGATGACGATCCGCAGGCGCATCTATTGATGcctttttatcaaatttatgGCACACATCAACATAAGCACTTGTCCCTCAATCTTTTGAGATTGGAACACAATAGTTTCTAATACAGACTGTGAGTCTGTTGTGTTATGACCTTTTGAATAATTTCAATGAACTTCAAACGATTGTTCACTCACTAAAAGACCGTTCCTGTCAACTTCTTCAGTCTACACTACCTAGTCTCTCTGTTAGGAATAATTCTGATTGATCGTTCCATTTGATGCATGGATGACGACAAGTCTTCAGCATCTATATCTTCTGCTCTGCTTTCCTTACAGGATAAAGTGTTGCGAAAAATGGCGGTTCCACTAGTTCTTAGGCATAgtaattgatgattatggttcaGATAGTTTGATTTGGACAAAGGAGCAGAGCCCAATCTGAAAACGTTTCTTCACAACCAAGCTGGGAATATCACCTCGCTATATCCATCAGCAAACGATTGTGCAATAATCAATAGAGTCGTCTTGTAATGCCTATGAGTACCTCATGTACTCTTCATTACAAAACATACAGGAATtagacaattttctcttttgcataTGCTTTACCAGCATTTCTGATTGATCTAGTGGCTATGCAGAGATGGAACCAACTGTGAAAGTAGTCTCCCAGGGTCCATCAGGGTTGTTGCAGAGTGATGAACTATACAATgtagagtctctctctcttcccccccaACTTTTTGATTTGTTCTGTTTGCAGTATTATCTTTGTTGAATGAAGTTGCTGTAACGGTTTGAGAATGTTTTAAGTTGTTGAATTGTCATGGCAGTATGTACTGACGACTAGTGTCTACCCCAGGAGAAGCGGAGATTCTGAAGGAGCTCAGAGATGCCATTGCAAACCATCCACAGTAATTCTATTCCATACTCATTACTCAAAATGATTCTGCTTCGACTTAGAGGGTATGACCATGTTCATTACTCCCTTTCGGAGCCGGACATTCATGTCACAATGATGATAAATTGAGTAAATATGGCATAATTCTATGACCGAAAGCTGCTTTCCATATACTTAAAACCAGAGTGTCTTTAAGTTTGTATGTACAGTGATGGTGGGAATCTTACTGAACAGGTCCTACTCTGTGACTGCGCCAGACAGGTCAGTTCATCGCGCTGCCCCTGAAGCTATTGAACGCGAAGAAGACTATAGAGGTCGCGTCTTCACTGGATACTCTCTTCTCCTCACGGCTCTCACGATCCCGCAAGATGGCAAGGTCTGCCGTCTCTCTCATTTGACAATAGGAAAAAATTTGGAAGTTTATTTGTCAAGCTAGAATTAATCTGCACATTACTCAAATGTTTCCACCGCAGATCATAGCGATCGATGTAGACTGAGAAGCATACGGGATCGGATTGCCATTTATCAAGAAGGCCAACATTGAACACAAGATCAACTTCGTCGGATCGCAAGCTTTGCCCATCCTGGATAAATTACTGGAAAACGTGAGTGTAACTTTTCTAGTAAAGTAATCCTCATTTGCACTTGTGCAATAAAGATGATGTCTTCTGAGCTTGGTCGACTCTCGACAATCTTATCCGGCTTATCTTTTCGTGTcagcaagaaaatgaaaacagcTTCGACTTTGCATTCGTCAATGCCTACGGGGCTAACCTGAAGAACTATCATGAGAGGCTGCTGAGGCTGGTGAGGGCCGGGGGCACGATCATGTATGACAACACTCTCTGGGCCAGCACTGTCACCTTGTCCGGCCTGTCCTCTGTCGACCTGACGAGGGAGTTTGCGTGGAAGGACACGATCAAGTGCAATAAGATGATGGTGGGCAATCCTCGGGTCAATATACCTCAGGTTGCACTGGGCGATGGTGGGTGAGTGTATGGTCCCGTTGTTTTGGGCGACCTGCTGCGGTTCTTCT
This genomic stretch from Eucalyptus grandis isolate ANBG69807.140 chromosome 3, ASM1654582v1, whole genome shotgun sequence harbors:
- the LOC104438177 gene encoding xaa-Pro dipeptidase, which encodes MAPPSAAAPPAPSPSPSSSLSPPPVPMELHVRNRDKLLKSLRQSLRDAGRPLHGFVFLQGGEEQARHDTDHTELFRQESYFAYLFGVIEPGFFGAIDITSGNSLLFVPRLPSEYAVWLGEIKPLSFFEEKYMVNKVFYTDDIVKVLQEQFQGQGKPLLFLLHGLNTDSNNFAKPAEFEGVENFATDLTTLHPILTECRVTKSDLELAVIQFANDISSEAHVEVMRKIRVGMKEYQLESIFLHHTYMYGGCRHGSYTCICATGGNSAVLHYGHAAAPNDRVSFKPPSPEIVKFRYLGQNAWPKVGIALGRGCSLR